In Methanococcoides sp. AM1, one genomic interval encodes:
- the nrdD gene encoding anaerobic ribonucleoside-triphosphate reductase produces MMPPTEPQSMQQTLDGQLISTMPKVRTTDGHMVNWDRTIVVNQLLKETALSEWYHGIDSITKEEAHDIARETESRIRSMNIKFLSGPLIRELVNMILLERGHLEWRNVSTRVGSPVFDACEIDQGSGFEANENANLQENAETSHKKKADKISKEQYLLLLPPKIADLHLNGDLHIHDLEYFGTRAFCQDWDLRYFFYYGLMPDGSGAKASVAGPSMKAEVAMLHAVKALGSAQTNFAGGQGFYNFLTFCAPYFEGKSYKEIEQLMQMFVYEMTQMMVARGGQLVFSSVQLSPGVPKMWKDKPVVYKGRVWNGSNDTDRRVYGDYEREVRLGFKALMNVMLEGDYWGKPFNFPKPEISIEPDFMEEDEMFNRANPDLPTYDELYTMTFELTAKYGTPYFDNQLPEYRGAGEGISCYQCCAYQFSATPEDDAEFEDKMYFKEGKHFSMGSWQVVSLNCPRAAYEADGDDQKLFAHLKHLMDEAMEVFQTKVKWVTPIIDNGRMPFATQQPKDPINGKKGAIAVDIDSLVFTIGVVGLNEMVQYHTGSQMHQSKAAFKVAIRAMTEMEMYGRELSEKYGMEIALARTPAETTGQRFAVSDMLHEEYSEKVLSVAKGDVNAAVEGIKKTHDLPVYYTNGTHVPPGADISLIERINIEHVFFPIVDGGDIMHIWMGEGSPDAKGLKEFAMNIARNTQVGYFAFTKDMTVCMDDYHTMAGLKDVCENCGSDHVEQLSRVTGYIQAVGGWNAAKKQELEDRKRYASADMI; encoded by the coding sequence ATGATGCCTCCCACTGAGCCGCAGTCCATGCAGCAGACACTTGACGGTCAGCTGATCTCAACAATGCCAAAGGTTCGAACAACCGATGGTCATATGGTGAACTGGGACCGCACTATTGTAGTGAACCAGTTACTGAAGGAAACTGCACTGAGCGAGTGGTACCATGGGATCGATTCCATCACAAAAGAGGAAGCTCATGATATTGCCAGGGAGACAGAGAGTCGTATCCGCAGCATGAACATCAAATTCCTCTCAGGTCCGCTTATCAGGGAACTTGTCAATATGATCCTTCTGGAGCGCGGACACCTTGAATGGCGTAATGTTTCAACAAGGGTAGGTTCTCCTGTTTTCGATGCATGTGAGATCGACCAGGGTTCAGGTTTTGAGGCCAATGAGAATGCCAACCTGCAGGAAAACGCTGAAACTTCCCACAAGAAGAAAGCTGATAAGATATCAAAGGAACAGTACCTGCTGTTGCTTCCACCAAAGATAGCAGATCTTCACTTGAATGGTGACCTGCATATCCACGACCTTGAGTACTTTGGTACTCGTGCTTTCTGTCAGGACTGGGATCTCAGGTATTTCTTCTACTATGGATTGATGCCCGATGGATCAGGTGCAAAGGCAAGCGTTGCAGGACCTTCCATGAAAGCAGAAGTTGCTATGCTACATGCGGTCAAGGCTCTTGGAAGTGCCCAGACCAACTTTGCAGGCGGACAGGGATTCTACAATTTCCTTACCTTCTGTGCTCCATATTTCGAAGGCAAGTCATACAAAGAGATCGAGCAGCTCATGCAGATGTTCGTCTATGAGATGACACAGATGATGGTGGCACGTGGCGGTCAGCTCGTGTTCTCTTCAGTGCAGTTGTCCCCCGGTGTCCCGAAGATGTGGAAGGACAAACCTGTGGTTTACAAGGGACGTGTCTGGAATGGTAGCAATGATACCGACAGGCGTGTCTATGGTGACTATGAGCGTGAGGTGAGGCTGGGATTCAAGGCACTTATGAACGTCATGCTGGAAGGCGACTACTGGGGCAAGCCGTTCAACTTCCCTAAGCCGGAGATATCCATCGAGCCTGATTTCATGGAAGAGGATGAGATGTTCAACCGTGCAAATCCGGACCTTCCAACCTATGATGAACTTTACACCATGACCTTTGAACTGACCGCAAAATACGGAACACCATACTTTGACAACCAGCTTCCTGAATACAGGGGAGCCGGAGAGGGCATATCCTGTTACCAGTGCTGTGCATACCAGTTCTCAGCGACTCCGGAAGATGATGCTGAGTTCGAGGATAAGATGTACTTCAAGGAAGGAAAACATTTCTCAATGGGTTCCTGGCAGGTAGTTTCATTGAACTGCCCAAGAGCTGCATATGAGGCAGACGGTGATGACCAGAAGCTGTTCGCTCACCTGAAGCACCTTATGGATGAGGCAATGGAAGTGTTCCAGACCAAGGTCAAATGGGTGACACCTATCATCGATAATGGAAGAATGCCATTTGCAACGCAACAGCCAAAGGATCCGATAAACGGTAAGAAAGGCGCAATTGCTGTGGATATCGATTCCCTTGTGTTCACCATTGGTGTTGTAGGTCTTAATGAGATGGTCCAGTATCACACAGGTTCCCAGATGCATCAATCAAAGGCAGCTTTCAAGGTTGCTATTCGTGCAATGACCGAGATGGAGATGTATGGAAGGGAACTTTCCGAGAAATATGGTATGGAGATCGCTCTTGCAAGGACTCCTGCAGAGACGACCGGCCAGAGGTTCGCAGTCTCTGATATGCTGCATGAGGAATACAGTGAAAAGGTACTTTCCGTTGCAAAAGGTGATGTAAATGCAGCAGTAGAGGGTATAAAGAAAACTCACGACCTGCCTGTCTATTATACCAATGGTACTCACGTACCACCTGGGGCAGATATATCCCTGATAGAAAGGATCAACATCGAACATGTGTTCTTCCCGATCGTTGACGGCGGAGATATCATGCACATCTGGATGGGTGAGGGTTCACCTGATGCAAAGGGCCTGAAGGAGTTTGCGATGAATATTGCAAGGAACACTCAGGTAGGGTATTTTGCATTCACAAAGGACATGACCGTCTGTATGGATGATTATCATACGATGGCTGGTCTCAAAGATGTCTGTGAGAACTGTGGTTCCGATCACGTTGAACAGCTTTCAAGGGTTACCGGATACATTCAGGCTGTCGGTGGCTGGAATGCTGCAAAGAAGCAGGAACTGGAAGACCGTAAGCGTTACGCTTCAGCTGATATGATTTGA
- a CDS encoding anaerobic ribonucleoside-triphosphate reductase activating protein, whose translation MKVNFGEIIPISTVDWHGKASVVLFLRNCPYRCPYCQNYEILTGSDMLDAKELEKKIDSSSLFVSSVVFSGGEPLVQRKAVMHLAAYAKKKGLLVGIHTNGYYPEVVEELIDGGLVDKFFIDVKASLDDPVMYGKAIGYGDDPIVPEPEGVVENVKRTISIVTDREVEYELRTTAIRGFVGDPDDIAAIARSIVPYISVSNAPYVIQQGQPAHSMREDLRDISPFSRDEMLELAKRAHEFVEDVWIRTKEGGNEQVNFESI comes from the coding sequence ATGAAGGTGAATTTTGGGGAGATCATCCCCATTTCTACTGTTGACTGGCACGGTAAAGCGTCAGTCGTTCTTTTTTTACGTAACTGTCCTTACAGGTGTCCCTATTGCCAGAACTATGAGATCCTTACAGGTTCTGATATGCTGGATGCAAAGGAACTTGAGAAAAAGATCGATTCTTCCTCGCTTTTTGTGAGCAGTGTTGTGTTCTCAGGCGGTGAGCCGCTGGTGCAGAGAAAAGCTGTAATGCACCTCGCTGCTTATGCGAAGAAAAAGGGCTTACTTGTGGGGATCCATACGAACGGCTACTATCCGGAAGTAGTGGAAGAGCTGATCGATGGCGGTCTTGTGGACAAGTTCTTCATTGACGTCAAGGCTTCTCTGGACGATCCTGTGATGTATGGCAAGGCCATCGGATATGGTGATGATCCAATTGTTCCTGAACCTGAAGGTGTCGTGGAGAATGTAAAACGGACAATATCTATTGTTACGGACAGGGAAGTGGAATATGAGCTGCGTACCACTGCAATACGTGGTTTTGTAGGGGATCCTGATGACATTGCAGCGATCGCAAGGTCTATTGTCCCGTATATTTCTGTCTCAAATGCTCCTTATGTTATCCAGCAGGGTCAGCCTGCTCATTCCATGAGGGAAGACCTGCGAGATATTTCGCCTTTCTCTCGTGATGAGATGCTTGAACTTGCTAAACGTGCTCATGAATTTGTTGAGGATGTATGGATCAGGACAAAAGAAGGTGGCAACGAGCAGGTTAACTTCGAATCAATTTGA
- a CDS encoding DUF4349 domain-containing protein has product MKRTYPLLFIFLLTCVIAAGCLSTENGQSYAPQEESFSFGNKMADMAFDEDRDFLYDAPSNVADSGEATGSSITRKVITTSDVSLEVKNAPEAVDSIGAIASEYDGYVSSSSVYDTYYGDSESMSGYISIRVPAAEHDTVIDRIEALGKVTSKSTSGVDVTEEYIDVEARLSNLEKQEQRLQEILEMATTVEDVLEVEKELSRVRGEVESLTGRLNYLNDRIDFSTITVSVSEPRNITHSWGLRDALSDSVRGFIASVNGIIVFIGVALPIVIFLTVVGSVVIFVKRRVWR; this is encoded by the coding sequence ATGAAGCGAACATATCCATTACTATTTATTTTTCTGCTTACTTGTGTTATTGCAGCAGGATGCCTGTCAACGGAAAATGGTCAGTCCTATGCGCCGCAGGAAGAAAGCTTTTCTTTTGGGAACAAGATGGCCGATATGGCCTTTGATGAAGACCGGGATTTTCTGTATGATGCCCCTTCCAATGTGGCTGATAGTGGCGAAGCCACAGGAAGCAGTATAACACGCAAGGTGATAACCACTTCTGATGTTTCCCTTGAGGTAAAGAATGCTCCGGAAGCCGTTGATTCAATTGGTGCTATAGCATCTGAATACGATGGTTATGTTTCTTCATCCTCTGTGTATGATACTTACTATGGTGACAGTGAGAGCATGTCCGGATACATCTCCATACGTGTTCCGGCTGCTGAACATGATACCGTAATTGACAGGATCGAAGCTCTCGGGAAAGTGACCTCTAAGAGCACCAGCGGTGTCGATGTGACCGAGGAATATATCGATGTGGAGGCACGCCTTTCGAACCTGGAAAAGCAGGAACAGCGTCTTCAGGAGATCCTGGAAATGGCAACCACTGTGGAAGATGTCCTTGAAGTTGAAAAGGAACTTAGTCGTGTTCGCGGTGAGGTCGAAAGCCTCACAGGAAGGCTCAATTACCTTAATGACAGGATCGACTTTTCCACTATCACAGTCAGTGTCTCTGAACCCCGCAACATAACCCATTCATGGGGACTTCGAGACGCTTTGTCTGATTCAGTGCGTGGTTTCATAGCCAGCGTCAATGGAATTATCGTATTCATCGGAGTTGCCCTTCCAATAGTGATATTCCTGACAGTTGTTGGAAGTGTGGTTATATTCGTTAAGAGAAGGGTATGGAGATAA
- the thiL gene encoding thiamine-phosphate kinase — MDRSDLISGIAERELVSRLCGIFRHQEDESIMAGAGKDDCAVLDVSDEDCMVITTDMLHRKTDFPAVMTPWQIGWMSAAVNLSDVASMGAKPVGFLSALGVTEDMQLGDAEDISRGMDACAKFCDTSVIGGDIDLHDELTITGTALGIVKKEHLLRRTGAKPGDLVCVTGNAGSAGAALLAIQHDLDVSDYLLNTLLEPIPRTDEGQKLAKTGAVTSMMDTSDGLAMSLYDLMDANGTGFRIYEDQLPISDEVRSLVGEDDALELALYTGGDFELLFTVSPSMLEDAKSVCYLNVVGEVTDDTLITMINRGDAEVSIYRKGYVHLGRFDNI, encoded by the coding sequence ATGGATAGGTCTGATCTTATTTCCGGCATAGCTGAACGCGAACTTGTTTCCAGACTATGTGGTATTTTCAGGCATCAGGAAGATGAATCCATAATGGCGGGTGCAGGCAAGGATGACTGTGCTGTTCTGGATGTGTCTGATGAGGATTGCATGGTCATTACCACGGACATGCTGCACCGGAAAACCGATTTTCCTGCTGTTATGACCCCCTGGCAGATCGGTTGGATGTCTGCTGCTGTAAACCTGAGCGATGTGGCATCCATGGGAGCAAAACCGGTGGGTTTTCTTTCCGCTCTGGGGGTCACGGAAGATATGCAGTTGGGAGATGCCGAGGATATTTCCCGTGGCATGGATGCCTGTGCAAAGTTCTGTGACACCTCGGTCATCGGTGGTGACATCGATCTTCACGATGAGCTGACCATAACAGGAACTGCTCTTGGGATTGTGAAAAAGGAGCATCTTTTAAGAAGGACCGGGGCAAAGCCGGGTGATCTTGTCTGTGTGACAGGCAATGCCGGTTCTGCAGGTGCTGCACTACTGGCGATCCAGCACGATCTGGACGTCAGCGATTATCTGCTGAATACATTACTTGAGCCGATTCCCCGGACGGATGAGGGGCAAAAGCTTGCAAAGACCGGTGCGGTAACTTCTATGATGGATACTAGCGATGGACTTGCAATGTCCCTTTATGATCTAATGGATGCCAATGGCACCGGCTTCAGGATATATGAGGATCAGTTGCCGATATCTGATGAGGTCCGTTCTCTTGTCGGCGAAGATGATGCCCTTGAACTTGCTCTTTACACCGGCGGAGATTTCGAGTTGCTTTTCACGGTATCACCTTCGATGCTGGAAGACGCGAAATCCGTTTGTTATTTAAATGTTGTAGGCGAAGTTACTGATGATACTTTAATAACTATGATAAACAGAGGGGATGCAGAAGTTTCGATATATCGAAAAGGTTATGTGCATTTAGGAAGATTTGATAACATATAA
- a CDS encoding S-layer protein domain-containing protein, translating to MAATPDSVTDLDGTAGEDWILWSWTNPSADFDHVEIYINDTFELNTTADSYNDTGLTPSTSYNISTRVSDGLGNVSTWENLTVSTNSPPDTTPPASVTGLSDTSVDEHSIQWEWTNPSDSDFDYVKVYINGTFKEDVSGTSYLASGLDPDTPYEIGTRTVDTSGNENSTLITDIVTTDTDTTDPGSVTSLEASDIGSTSIKWTWDNPSDSDFNHTLIYLDDAYVELLDKDTSSYTATDLSPNTEYEITVKTVDTSDNEGTNVSDTATTVSLTYFLGDRIWEEDIQSDDEYTWNYLSYSGFYYDLDTGDGSESMTMKDIGRKIDDGDLTYETSAFETEFESNRWNKYEVIGFMAEKYFAGYPDEAFGVGFDEVNLMSEGMLSKVLIDDDDKKSVFTGAGLVLEDGYVLNIVEVDINGDRVYVKLSKDGDEIDEGILSSGSTYLYEKDLGDVDDVPIIAVYFKEIFSGIETNAVFVEGIFQISDEYLEVDEGDDFGDMTIDDIGPNSITMENDRDISLGKGDTVDIMGKLKFIVADSGTLRFAPFVDMSEPGTYELRGTVVEEDVFKWTPMNFEGFYYNIDEGIGTESLEVLGLNGNDIEEGNLTYTTRPDNVSFEYGSWGEYEVIGFMAEKYFAGYPDDAFESGFDEVSLMEEGMLSKVLIDDDDKKSVYGGSSLILDEGYSLDILEVDINGEKVFVELNKDGDRVDSTILSSGTPYIYDKDLGDAEDVPILVINFDEIFSGRESTAVFVEGIFQISEDYLEIEEGDDFGEMEVSKIEDDIIEMENEDEITLSDGDEIEIMGDIQFKVADSSTLRYYPFVEVTVEPDEALDVELDPKIVVEGDEVVVTVTSRGSLINDATVKAGSLILGTTDNEGVVEYKFSSDGTYDITAEKDGYATGTAELEVISPDDLSRKMSIEVSPEVIHEGNLVTFTIVKAIGGDPMDDVRLSLDGKTIGQTGSDGIVTDVLTETGMHKLIAEKDGFLNAELNIEVKEMQAKFEFSDLVLDPIEVRSGKDVEITLNAVNNGNAEGTYSLELMVNDNVSDFQEISLGINETTEVTFEYTSGEPGSYLVKVGGMTATLEVVEGVSTIVYLLGGLAVAVLGGAAYLFTAGGWTVETAGPKASEAMAALSEKISNMLSRGKE from the coding sequence ATGGCTGCTACGCCTGATAGTGTGACAGACCTTGATGGAACGGCTGGAGAAGATTGGATTTTATGGAGCTGGACTAATCCATCAGCTGATTTTGATCATGTTGAGATTTATATCAATGACACCTTTGAGTTAAATACAACTGCTGACTCTTACAATGACACTGGTTTAACTCCAAGTACTTCTTATAATATCAGCACCCGAGTCTCCGATGGTTTAGGAAATGTCTCCACTTGGGAGAATCTGACTGTTTCTACAAATAGTCCGCCTGATACAACTCCACCTGCAAGCGTTACTGGTCTTAGTGATACTTCAGTTGATGAGCATTCCATCCAATGGGAGTGGACCAACCCTTCGGATAGTGATTTTGACTATGTGAAAGTATATATTAATGGTACTTTTAAGGAAGATGTAAGTGGCACTTCTTATCTGGCTTCAGGTCTTGATCCCGACACCCCCTATGAAATTGGAACCCGTACGGTAGATACATCTGGTAATGAGAACAGTACTTTGATTACTGATATTGTAACAACTGATACAGATACTACAGATCCCGGCAGTGTAACTTCTTTAGAGGCTTCTGACATCGGGTCAACATCGATCAAATGGACCTGGGATAATCCTTCAGATTCAGACTTTAATCATACGCTTATCTATCTGGATGATGCATATGTCGAACTATTGGATAAAGACACAAGCTCATATACTGCTACAGATCTAAGTCCCAATACTGAGTATGAAATCACAGTAAAAACAGTTGATACCAGTGACAATGAGGGTACTAATGTAAGCGATACTGCAACGACAGTCTCATTAACATATTTCTTAGGCGACCGTATATGGGAAGAAGATATCCAGTCTGATGATGAGTATACATGGAATTATCTGAGCTATTCCGGTTTCTATTACGATCTTGATACTGGTGATGGTTCTGAATCAATGACCATGAAGGACATTGGCAGAAAGATTGACGATGGCGATCTCACATATGAAACAAGTGCTTTCGAAACAGAATTTGAGAGTAACAGATGGAATAAATATGAGGTCATCGGTTTTATGGCAGAGAAGTATTTCGCCGGTTATCCTGACGAAGCCTTTGGAGTTGGGTTTGATGAAGTTAACCTGATGTCTGAGGGAATGCTTTCAAAGGTCCTGATCGATGATGATGACAAGAAATCAGTCTTTACAGGTGCAGGGCTTGTACTTGAAGATGGATATGTACTGAATATTGTAGAAGTCGACATAAACGGTGATAGGGTATACGTCAAGTTATCAAAGGATGGCGATGAGATCGATGAGGGTATCCTTTCTTCAGGTTCCACATACCTCTATGAGAAAGATCTTGGTGATGTTGATGATGTCCCTATAATTGCTGTTTATTTCAAGGAGATCTTCAGTGGTATTGAAACCAATGCTGTTTTTGTTGAAGGTATCTTCCAGATCTCCGATGAATATCTGGAGGTCGATGAAGGCGATGATTTTGGAGATATGACAATAGATGACATTGGACCTAATTCTATTACAATGGAGAATGATAGGGACATTTCCCTTGGTAAAGGTGACACTGTTGACATTATGGGTAAATTGAAGTTCATTGTTGCAGATAGTGGTACTTTGAGATTTGCACCATTTGTGGACATGTCTGAACCTGGAACCTATGAACTCAGGGGTACTGTTGTAGAGGAAGACGTTTTCAAATGGACTCCTATGAACTTTGAAGGTTTCTACTACAATATCGATGAAGGTATAGGCACCGAATCACTTGAAGTGCTTGGTCTTAACGGAAACGATATTGAGGAAGGCAACCTGACCTATACAACAAGACCGGACAATGTTTCATTTGAATATGGTTCATGGGGTGAATATGAGGTAATTGGTTTCATGGCAGAGAAATACTTTGCCGGTTATCCTGATGATGCCTTTGAATCTGGCTTTGATGAAGTTAGCCTGATGGAAGAAGGTATGCTTTCCAAGGTCCTGATCGATGACGATGATAAAAAATCCGTGTATGGTGGATCATCTTTAATTCTTGATGAGGGTTATTCACTGGACATTCTTGAGGTCGATATAAACGGCGAAAAGGTCTTTGTAGAACTCAATAAGGATGGTGACCGTGTAGACTCCACGATTCTATCTTCCGGAACTCCTTACATTTATGACAAGGATCTGGGAGATGCCGAAGATGTGCCTATACTTGTCATCAATTTCGATGAGATCTTCAGTGGCCGTGAGTCAACAGCTGTCTTTGTCGAAGGTATCTTCCAGATCTCCGAAGATTATCTTGAGATCGAAGAGGGTGATGACTTTGGTGAAATGGAAGTTTCTAAGATTGAGGATGATATCATCGAAATGGAAAACGAAGATGAAATCACACTTTCTGATGGTGATGAGATCGAAATTATGGGTGATATTCAGTTCAAGGTTGCAGACTCCAGTACTCTTCGTTACTATCCTTTCGTCGAAGTAACCGTTGAACCGGACGAAGCTCTTGATGTTGAACTTGATCCTAAAATAGTCGTAGAAGGCGATGAGGTAGTTGTAACCGTAACATCACGTGGTTCCCTGATCAACGACGCAACAGTCAAAGCAGGCAGTCTCATCCTTGGTACCACAGATAATGAAGGTGTAGTAGAATACAAGTTCTCCTCTGATGGCACCTACGATATAACTGCTGAGAAAGATGGTTATGCTACCGGAACTGCTGAACTCGAGGTTATTTCTCCTGATGACTTGAGCAGAAAGATGAGCATCGAAGTTTCTCCTGAGGTCATTCATGAGGGCAACCTTGTGACATTCACCATTGTGAAAGCAATCGGTGGCGATCCAATGGATGATGTGAGACTTTCCCTTGATGGTAAGACCATCGGGCAAACCGGCAGTGATGGTATTGTGACAGATGTCCTTACAGAGACCGGAATGCACAAGCTGATCGCTGAAAAGGATGGTTTCCTGAATGCTGAACTGAACATCGAGGTCAAGGAAATGCAGGCAAAGTTCGAGTTCAGTGATCTTGTACTTGATCCGATCGAGGTCAGGTCCGGCAAGGATGTTGAGATCACATTGAATGCTGTGAACAATGGTAATGCTGAAGGCACTTACTCACTTGAACTGATGGTTAACGACAATGTGTCAGATTTCCAGGAAATATCACTTGGTATCAACGAAACCACAGAGGTAACTTTCGAATACACTTCAGGAGAGCCGGGTAGCTATCTTGTCAAAGTTGGAGGAATGACTGCAACCCTCGAAGTAGTTGAAGGTGTGAGTACAATAGTTTACCTGCTTGGAGGTTTGGCGGTAGCAGTTCTTGGTGGCGCAGCATACCTTTTCACAGCCGGTGGCTGGACAGTTGAGACTGCAGGCCCAAAGGCAAGTGAGGCAATGGCTGCACTTTCTGAGAAGATATCCAATATGCTTTCAAGAGGTAAGGAATAA
- a CDS encoding helix-turn-helix domain-containing protein, which yields MSVANKVIDAAFESDEAFQNTLLKVIKEDLELTAIEFSEYANIPPSTLYKLMSGNREPNMRTLRQIVKTIRTIEGSEKGDFIAVIAARPVLDNINETKRKISGTLCTIREYSATSMEEAIIAAVRAEREGAKALVCAPIVSSTVEKIIRIPVATIMPKNSLVEAIETVARKIE from the coding sequence ATTAGCGTTGCGAATAAGGTTATTGATGCTGCTTTTGAATCGGACGAGGCATTTCAGAACACACTTTTGAAAGTCATAAAAGAAGATCTTGAGCTCACAGCAATAGAGTTCTCAGAATATGCAAATATTCCCCCAAGCACTCTATATAAGCTGATGTCAGGGAACAGGGAACCGAACATGAGGACACTTCGCCAGATAGTGAAGACCATCCGGACGATCGAGGGTTCCGAAAAAGGTGATTTCATTGCAGTCATAGCTGCACGCCCTGTTCTGGACAACATAAATGAAACAAAGAGAAAGATCTCAGGCACCCTTTGCACGATCAGGGAGTACTCCGCCACATCGATGGAAGAGGCCATCATCGCTGCCGTGCGTGCCGAGAGGGAAGGTGCCAAAGCGCTTGTGTGTGCACCAATTGTCAGCTCCACCGTAGAAAAGATAATTCGCATACCTGTTGCAACCATTATGCCAAAGAACAGTCTTGTAGAGGCTATTGAAACAGTAGCACGTAAGATCGAATGA
- a CDS encoding ABC transporter substrate-binding protein has protein sequence MKITTIAFISIILVAAVFLSGCTSAPEEDAAITEINIGYQPSTHQISYMTAMEKGWWAEDLAPFGIETVNEFEFPTGAPEMQAMLSGDLDVAYVGAAPVISALAAGLDAKIIAAVNTQGSDLVLRPEVPYESPEDLKGLKIATFPPGTIQDTLFRNWLIENGIDPENDLDIKAMGPGDAKAAIAAGQVDGVFLPHPSPTFIEAEGNGRTVLASGAIMADHPCCVLVVSGDLIRNNPEMVEQIVRTHIKAVDYDSANIEEAAETYGVKLTADSAIVLESLEGWDGVWSADPRPLVNSTVEYANIQYELGFINTELTAEDMFDVSFYEAVSEE, from the coding sequence GTGAAAATCACAACAATTGCATTCATTTCTATTATACTGGTTGCAGCAGTATTCCTCTCAGGATGTACTTCTGCACCTGAAGAAGATGCCGCGATCACAGAGATCAACATCGGCTATCAGCCAAGCACACACCAGATCTCTTACATGACAGCTATGGAGAAGGGCTGGTGGGCTGAAGACCTTGCACCATTCGGAATTGAGACCGTGAACGAATTCGAGTTCCCAACCGGTGCTCCTGAGATGCAGGCAATGCTTTCAGGTGACCTTGACGTAGCTTACGTAGGTGCTGCTCCTGTTATCTCTGCACTGGCTGCAGGCCTCGATGCTAAGATCATTGCAGCTGTAAACACACAGGGATCCGATCTTGTGTTGAGACCTGAAGTGCCTTATGAAAGTCCTGAAGACCTCAAAGGACTGAAGATCGCAACATTCCCTCCGGGAACCATTCAGGACACACTTTTCAGGAACTGGCTTATTGAGAATGGTATTGATCCTGAAAACGATCTGGATATAAAAGCCATGGGTCCTGGGGATGCCAAAGCAGCTATTGCAGCAGGTCAGGTCGATGGTGTATTCCTTCCACATCCTTCTCCAACTTTCATTGAAGCAGAAGGAAATGGGCGTACTGTCCTTGCATCAGGTGCGATCATGGCAGATCACCCATGCTGTGTATTGGTGGTAAGTGGTGACCTTATCAGGAACAACCCGGAAATGGTCGAACAGATCGTAAGAACACACATAAAGGCTGTTGACTATGATTCTGCAAACATCGAAGAGGCTGCTGAAACATATGGTGTCAAGCTTACTGCTGATTCGGCAATCGTCCTTGAGTCTCTTGAGGGATGGGATGGTGTATGGTCTGCTGATCCACGTCCGCTTGTGAATTCAACAGTAGAATATGCAAATATACAGTACGAGCTTGGATTCATTAATACGGAGCTTACAGCAGAAGACATGTTTGATGTGAGCTTCTATGAAGCTGTGTCTGAAGAATAA
- a CDS encoding ABC transporter permease, producing the protein MSKDSTKGISGRGIEIISLTTAIIVWQLVADYIVADKFKLPSFTDVLFAFFKIIENGALFTDLSISLLHFGIGIISGLVIGIPIGISMGWFQTANRALDPIIEIIRPIPPLAWIPFAIIWFGLTHASAGFVVFVGAVFPIIINTFDGFKSVPKVYVEAAKVLGCMKSGSLIRHVAFPSALPSIAAGIRIAMGVGWMCLVAAEMFGVSSSGLGYKIWWHYYLHQMDFVLVYMLILGFLGLLIDRIFRWYVDGRLLKWREGVVV; encoded by the coding sequence ATGAGCAAAGACAGCACAAAAGGAATTTCAGGTAGGGGTATTGAAATAATTTCCCTTACTACTGCTATCATTGTCTGGCAATTAGTAGCGGATTACATAGTTGCTGATAAATTCAAGCTGCCAAGCTTTACTGATGTTCTGTTCGCTTTTTTTAAGATCATTGAGAATGGGGCACTATTTACTGATCTTTCTATAAGCCTGTTGCATTTCGGGATCGGTATCATTTCAGGTTTAGTGATAGGAATTCCAATTGGCATATCAATGGGCTGGTTTCAGACCGCGAATCGTGCTTTAGATCCCATCATTGAAATAATAAGGCCTATTCCACCTCTTGCATGGATACCGTTTGCTATCATATGGTTCGGGCTTACACATGCCTCTGCAGGATTTGTGGTATTTGTAGGTGCTGTTTTCCCGATAATCATCAATACATTTGATGGTTTCAAAAGCGTTCCAAAGGTCTATGTAGAAGCTGCAAAAGTCCTTGGCTGTATGAAAAGCGGATCTCTTATCCGACATGTCGCTTTCCCATCAGCATTGCCTTCAATTGCAGCCGGTATTCGCATAGCAATGGGAGTTGGATGGATGTGTCTTGTAGCTGCGGAAATGTTCGGAGTTAGCAGCAGTGGTCTCGGTTACAAGATCTGGTGGCACTATTATCTGCACCAGATGGACTTTGTACTCGTTTACATGCTGATCCTCGGTTTCCTTGGTCTTCTGATCGACAGGATATTCAGGTGGTATGTGGATGGCCGTCTGCTTAAATGGCGCGAAGGGGTCGTGGTATAA